One genomic region from Solwaraspora sp. WMMD792 encodes:
- a CDS encoding folate-binding protein — protein MDVAGAVDIADVATGSPDAGVAAHYGDPMREQRRLATEVGLVDRSNRGVLAVPGAERIGWLHTLTTQHLATLRAGQGTELLVLSPHGHVEQHAMVAEDGTTTWLDTEPQMAGELLAYLLKMRFFTQVDPAEVTADWAVLSLVGPAAVDAAAALGVTGLADPDLLPVPASKFAAGSIPDRPTVLYPVAALPTDGPYRGGWARRVPLGVDLLVPRAATAQLVAEATVAGAAPAGLWAYEAMRVASRTPRVGLETDHRAIPAEVGLLGPAVHLDKGCYRGQETVARVHNLGRPPRRLVLLHLDGVASDTPPDAGTPLTLEGRTVGFVGTALRHHELGMVALAVVKRNVPDDADLRAGEFTAAIEP, from the coding sequence ATCGACGTAGCCGGCGCGGTGGACATCGCCGACGTGGCCACCGGATCCCCCGACGCCGGGGTCGCCGCCCACTACGGCGACCCGATGCGTGAGCAGCGTCGGCTCGCCACCGAGGTCGGCCTGGTCGACCGGAGCAACCGGGGCGTGCTGGCGGTGCCCGGTGCCGAACGGATCGGCTGGCTGCACACCCTGACCACCCAGCACCTGGCGACGCTGCGCGCCGGTCAGGGCACCGAGCTGCTGGTGCTCTCCCCGCACGGCCACGTGGAGCAGCACGCGATGGTCGCCGAGGACGGCACGACCACCTGGCTGGACACCGAGCCGCAGATGGCCGGCGAACTGCTGGCGTACCTGCTGAAAATGCGGTTCTTCACCCAGGTCGACCCGGCGGAGGTGACCGCCGACTGGGCGGTGCTGTCGCTGGTCGGCCCGGCTGCGGTCGACGCGGCGGCGGCGCTGGGCGTGACCGGACTGGCCGACCCGGACCTGCTGCCGGTGCCCGCGTCGAAGTTCGCCGCCGGGTCGATCCCCGACCGGCCCACCGTGCTCTACCCGGTGGCCGCGCTGCCGACGGACGGGCCGTACCGGGGTGGCTGGGCCCGTCGGGTGCCACTCGGCGTCGACCTGCTGGTACCCCGGGCCGCGACAGCACAGCTGGTGGCCGAGGCGACTGTGGCCGGTGCCGCCCCGGCCGGGCTCTGGGCGTACGAGGCGATGCGGGTCGCCTCGCGTACCCCCCGGGTCGGTCTGGAGACCGACCACCGGGCGATTCCGGCGGAGGTCGGCCTGCTCGGACCGGCGGTCCACCTCGACAAGGGCTGCTACCGGGGGCAGGAGACGGTGGCCCGGGTGCACAACCTGGGCCGGCCACCGCGCCGGCTGGTGCTGCTGCACCTCGACGGGGTGGCCAGTGACACTCCGCCGGACGCCGGCACCCCGCTGACCCTGGAGGGCCGGACGGTCGGCTTCGTTGGCACCGCGCTGCGCCACCACGAGCTCGGCATGGTCGCTCTGGCGGTGGTGAAACGCAACGTGCCGGACGACGCCGATCTGCGTGCCGGTGAGTTCACCGCCGCGATCGAGCCCTGA
- a CDS encoding DsrE family protein, producing the protein MARTLVVKATAGSDEPERCAQAFTVAGTAAAAGVEVSLWLTGESAWFGLPGRAAEFDLPHSAPLPDLLDAVLASGGRVTVCTQCAARRGFGPDDVLPGVRIAGAAVFVEEIMADGVQALVY; encoded by the coding sequence ATGGCTCGCACTCTCGTCGTAAAGGCGACCGCCGGCTCGGACGAGCCGGAGCGGTGCGCCCAGGCGTTCACCGTAGCGGGCACCGCCGCCGCGGCCGGCGTCGAGGTCTCCCTCTGGCTGACCGGTGAATCGGCGTGGTTCGGGCTGCCCGGCCGGGCCGCCGAGTTCGACCTGCCGCATTCGGCGCCGCTGCCCGACCTGCTGGACGCGGTGCTGGCCAGCGGTGGTCGGGTGACGGTCTGTACGCAGTGCGCGGCCCGCCGCGGGTTCGGCCCGGACGATGTGCTGCCGGGGGTACGGATCGCCGGGGCGGCGGTCTTCGTCGAGGAAATCATGGCCGACGGCGTCCAGGCCCTCGTCTACTGA
- a CDS encoding Fur family transcriptional regulator codes for MAESSLAEMLRSRGLRLTAQRQLILEAVHELGHATPEQVLNAVREVAAGVNITTIYRTLELFEELGLVTHTHLSHGSPTFHSVGEDQHVHLVCRSCKSVSEMDPALAEPLITALAEQRGFQVDIGHMALFGTCERCGGKQ; via the coding sequence GTGGCTGAATCTTCCCTGGCAGAGATGCTGCGCTCGCGCGGGCTACGGCTGACCGCGCAGCGTCAGCTGATCCTGGAAGCGGTGCACGAGCTGGGACACGCCACCCCGGAGCAGGTGCTCAACGCGGTGCGCGAGGTCGCCGCCGGGGTCAACATCACCACCATCTACCGCACTTTGGAGCTGTTCGAAGAGCTGGGCCTGGTCACCCACACCCACCTGTCGCACGGTTCACCGACGTTCCACTCGGTCGGCGAGGACCAGCATGTCCATCTGGTCTGCCGATCCTGCAAGTCGGTCTCGGAGATGGACCCGGCGCTGGCCGAGCCGCTGATCACCGCGCTCGCCGAACAGCGCGGCTTCCAAGTCGACATCGGCCACATGGCGTTGTTCGGCACCTGCGAGCGGTGCGGAGGAAAACAGTGA
- a CDS encoding S8 family serine peptidase — MGRLLHRTLTAGLITLLAVTAQPAAATAAPGAGPVDGSATAPISAELAAELDRDGTVDFMVYLRDRADLSGAADAASAGMPAGDRRADARADAVYHELTSTAQRSQQSLRKLLDGRKAGYTAYWIANAVRVTGDRDLADRIAALPEVQQLEPVRSYPLLTPEPAEPVPPVGDDAGTTAVEWNIDDVRAPQVWSEFGTSGDGIVVATIDSGVEFDHPALAASYRGAGTGGYDHDYNWFDPTGICPAGTPCDNNGHGTHVTGTMTGDDGGDNQTGVAPGARWIAAKGCEVDTCSDASLLAAGQWVLAPTDTSGANPRPELRADVVNNSWGGGQDDPWYRQTVDAWIAAGIFPAFAIGNEGPGCGTASSPGDYPQAYAAGNYDADHRIAARSSRGASLVDGSVKPNIAAPGTAVRSSVPGGGYAAYSGTSMASPHVAATVALAWSAAPTLHGDIAATRALLDGTAIDTDDTSCGGTAANNNNFGEGRLDAYAAVEAAPRGPAGRVTGVVTGDGDPLPGATVSTGDRSVTTGTDGGYSLTLPTGEHTITASAFGYQPDSATVTVAEDGTVEQDFDLAATTLVTLSGRVTDAAGHGWPLYARVEVDGRPETATYTDPASGRYTLTVPGGTAVTLVATATLAGYQPARVEVPAGDTDRTVHLAVPVTAECVTPGYVASFGDPVLAESFPTADTPDGWSVVNRTDGGGWEFTDIGSRGNLTGGDGGFANIDSDALGVGEVQDTDLVTPMLDLSAADAPYLRFASDWRAVGLSDSAEIGVSVDGGASWTNVWRYTTSRRGPRTEEIPLTSVAGADEVLIRFRFQGSYAWWWQVDDVEVVDRSCTPLPGGLLVGNTTDHNTGAALNGVTVASATDPTVRAVSAATPDDPALPDGFYQLFSPLVGEQEFTATRAPYQVRSRTVTVVADRARRADFSVKAGRLTISPTSPVVSHQPYGSTRKAKVTVTNTGSAPAEVEMLTGDGGFSLLGGDGAPLVEHKVKGISKAWQGPAYGAPAGAAPTRITAASEAAGAGTAAAADAWTRAPDHPTAVFDNAAATLDGKVYSVGGGSTTGTERDAWVYDPVTDAWSALPDLPTARSKPVLAAAGGKLYLFGGWGAGGTPVASVDVFDPATGTWATLSGVTSPAPRAAAGSAVIGGTIYLIGGCIDGTCTDSRTVLAFDTGTGTFRSRADYPVAASWLACGGIGELAYCAGGAGTVEYRSTYAYDPATDAWSPLPDLPLDLWGGQYAAAGGLLVIAGGVTGASTTVTNRTVGFDPAAGEWRDLPNTEFARYRGAGACGAYKVGGSPSSFVGSAQVEVLAGLELCDAAADLPWLVTDPGSFTLAPGASRTVTVTLTATAEAGVDQPGRYAATLGVRSDTPYPVGQVDVQMNVSPPASWAKVQGTVTGVSCAGVEVGVAGATIRLNSLTDPGTGYTLRTDADGGYAYWLPRGQYEIITAKDGWVPQARQERLPAGIVTTVDSVLEPVDPCPARLGGI, encoded by the coding sequence CTGGGCCGGCTGCTGCACCGGACGCTCACCGCTGGGCTGATCACCCTGCTCGCGGTGACCGCCCAACCCGCCGCCGCGACCGCCGCACCCGGTGCCGGCCCGGTCGACGGGTCGGCCACCGCGCCGATCAGCGCCGAACTCGCCGCCGAACTGGACCGGGACGGCACCGTCGACTTCATGGTCTACCTGCGCGACCGCGCCGACCTGTCCGGCGCGGCCGATGCCGCCAGCGCCGGAATGCCGGCCGGTGACCGTCGCGCCGACGCCCGAGCCGACGCTGTTTACCACGAGTTGACCAGCACCGCCCAGCGCAGCCAGCAGAGCCTGCGCAAACTGCTCGACGGGCGGAAGGCCGGCTACACCGCGTACTGGATCGCCAACGCGGTCCGGGTCACCGGCGATCGGGACCTGGCCGACCGGATCGCCGCCCTGCCCGAGGTGCAGCAGCTCGAACCGGTCCGCAGCTACCCGCTGCTCACCCCGGAACCAGCCGAACCGGTGCCGCCGGTCGGCGACGACGCCGGCACCACGGCCGTCGAGTGGAACATCGACGACGTCCGGGCGCCACAGGTCTGGTCCGAATTCGGCACCAGCGGCGACGGGATCGTCGTGGCCACCATCGACAGCGGCGTCGAGTTCGACCACCCGGCCCTGGCCGCCAGCTACCGGGGAGCCGGCACCGGCGGCTACGACCACGACTACAACTGGTTCGACCCGACCGGCATCTGCCCGGCCGGGACCCCCTGTGACAACAACGGTCACGGCACCCACGTCACCGGCACCATGACCGGCGACGACGGCGGCGACAACCAGACCGGAGTGGCACCCGGTGCCCGCTGGATCGCCGCCAAGGGCTGCGAGGTGGACACCTGCTCCGACGCGTCGCTGCTGGCCGCCGGCCAGTGGGTGCTCGCCCCGACCGACACCTCGGGCGCGAACCCCCGGCCGGAACTGCGCGCCGACGTGGTCAACAACTCGTGGGGCGGCGGGCAGGACGACCCGTGGTACCGGCAGACCGTCGACGCCTGGATCGCCGCCGGCATCTTCCCGGCCTTCGCCATCGGCAACGAGGGACCGGGCTGCGGCACCGCCAGCTCCCCCGGCGACTACCCGCAGGCGTACGCAGCCGGCAATTACGACGCCGACCACCGGATCGCCGCCCGGTCCAGCCGGGGCGCCTCGCTGGTCGACGGATCGGTCAAGCCGAACATCGCCGCGCCCGGCACCGCGGTCCGCTCCAGCGTCCCCGGTGGCGGGTACGCGGCGTACAGCGGCACCTCGATGGCCTCCCCGCACGTCGCCGCCACCGTCGCGCTGGCCTGGTCGGCGGCGCCGACCCTGCACGGCGACATCGCCGCCACCCGGGCCCTGCTGGACGGCACCGCGATCGACACCGACGACACCAGCTGCGGCGGGACCGCGGCCAACAACAACAACTTCGGTGAGGGACGGCTCGACGCGTACGCCGCCGTCGAGGCCGCCCCGCGCGGACCCGCCGGCCGGGTGACCGGCGTGGTCACCGGCGACGGCGACCCGCTGCCCGGCGCCACCGTCTCCACCGGCGACCGCAGCGTCACCACCGGCACCGACGGCGGCTACTCGCTGACCCTGCCGACCGGCGAGCACACCATCACCGCCAGCGCGTTCGGCTACCAGCCGGACAGCGCCACGGTCACGGTCGCCGAGGACGGCACCGTCGAGCAGGACTTCGACCTGGCCGCCACCACCCTGGTCACGCTCAGCGGTCGGGTCACCGACGCGGCCGGCCACGGCTGGCCGCTCTACGCCCGGGTCGAGGTCGACGGGCGACCCGAGACGGCCACCTACACCGATCCGGCATCCGGCCGCTACACGCTGACCGTGCCCGGCGGCACCGCCGTGACGCTGGTCGCCACGGCGACGCTCGCCGGATACCAGCCGGCCCGGGTGGAGGTGCCGGCCGGGGACACCGACCGCACCGTCCACCTGGCGGTGCCGGTCACCGCCGAGTGTGTCACCCCCGGGTACGTGGCCAGCTTCGGCGACCCGGTGCTCGCCGAGAGCTTCCCGACCGCCGACACCCCGGACGGCTGGTCGGTGGTGAACCGTACCGACGGCGGCGGTTGGGAGTTCACCGACATCGGTTCGCGGGGCAACCTGACCGGTGGTGACGGCGGCTTCGCCAACATCGACAGTGACGCGCTCGGCGTCGGTGAGGTCCAGGACACCGACCTGGTCACCCCGATGCTGGACCTGTCCGCAGCGGACGCGCCGTACCTGCGGTTCGCCAGCGACTGGCGGGCGGTGGGGCTCAGCGACAGCGCCGAGATCGGTGTCTCGGTCGACGGCGGCGCCAGCTGGACCAACGTGTGGCGGTACACCACCAGCCGGCGCGGACCGCGCACCGAGGAGATCCCGCTGACCTCGGTGGCCGGTGCCGACGAGGTGCTGATCCGGTTCCGCTTCCAGGGCAGCTACGCCTGGTGGTGGCAGGTCGACGACGTCGAGGTGGTCGACCGCAGCTGCACTCCGCTGCCCGGTGGCCTGCTGGTCGGCAACACCACCGACCACAACACCGGGGCCGCGCTGAACGGGGTCACGGTGGCCAGCGCCACCGACCCGACGGTACGGGCGGTCTCCGCCGCCACGCCGGACGACCCGGCCCTGCCCGACGGCTTCTACCAGCTCTTCTCGCCGCTGGTCGGGGAGCAGGAGTTCACCGCGACGCGGGCGCCGTACCAGGTACGCAGCCGGACGGTGACGGTGGTCGCCGACCGGGCCCGCCGGGCCGACTTCTCGGTCAAGGCCGGCCGGCTGACGATCAGCCCGACCAGCCCGGTCGTGTCCCACCAGCCGTACGGCAGCACCCGCAAGGCCAAGGTGACGGTGACCAACACCGGCAGCGCACCGGCCGAGGTCGAGATGCTGACCGGCGACGGTGGCTTCAGCCTGCTGGGCGGCGACGGTGCCCCGCTGGTCGAACACAAGGTGAAGGGGATCAGCAAGGCCTGGCAGGGTCCGGCGTACGGTGCCCCGGCCGGCGCCGCGCCGACCCGGATCACCGCCGCCTCGGAGGCGGCCGGAGCTGGGACGGCTGCGGCCGCCGATGCCTGGACGCGGGCCCCGGACCACCCGACCGCGGTCTTCGACAACGCGGCCGCCACCCTCGACGGCAAGGTCTACTCGGTCGGCGGTGGCAGCACCACCGGCACCGAGCGGGACGCCTGGGTCTACGACCCGGTCACCGACGCCTGGAGCGCCCTGCCCGACCTGCCGACGGCCCGCAGCAAGCCGGTGCTCGCCGCGGCCGGCGGCAAGCTGTACCTGTTCGGCGGGTGGGGTGCCGGTGGGACTCCGGTGGCGAGCGTCGACGTGTTCGACCCGGCGACCGGGACGTGGGCAACGCTGTCCGGGGTGACCAGCCCCGCACCACGGGCCGCGGCCGGGTCCGCCGTCATCGGCGGCACGATCTACCTGATCGGCGGCTGCATCGACGGCACCTGCACCGACTCGCGTACGGTGCTGGCGTTCGACACCGGCACCGGCACGTTCCGGTCCCGGGCCGACTATCCGGTCGCCGCGTCCTGGCTGGCCTGTGGCGGGATCGGTGAGCTGGCGTACTGCGCCGGCGGCGCCGGCACCGTCGAGTACCGGTCGACGTACGCCTACGATCCGGCCACCGACGCCTGGAGCCCGTTGCCGGACCTGCCGCTCGATCTGTGGGGCGGGCAGTACGCGGCGGCCGGTGGCCTGCTGGTGATCGCCGGCGGGGTGACCGGGGCGTCCACCACGGTGACGAACCGTACGGTCGGCTTCGACCCGGCCGCCGGTGAGTGGCGGGACCTGCCGAACACCGAGTTCGCCCGGTACCGGGGCGCCGGCGCCTGCGGGGCCTACAAGGTCGGTGGTTCGCCGAGCTCGTTCGTCGGTTCGGCGCAGGTGGAGGTGCTCGCCGGGCTGGAGCTGTGCGACGCCGCAGCCGACCTGCCGTGGCTGGTCACCGACCCGGGCAGCTTCACGCTGGCCCCCGGCGCTTCCCGGACGGTCACCGTCACGTTGACGGCGACCGCCGAGGCCGGCGTGGACCAGCCCGGCCGGTACGCCGCGACCCTCGGGGTGCGGTCCGACACCCCGTACCCGGTGGGCCAGGTGGACGTGCAGATGAACGTCTCGCCGCCGGCGTCCTGGGCAAAGGTGCAGGGCACGGTCACCGGGGTCAGCTGCGCCGGGGTCGAGGTCGGGGTGGCCGGGGCGACGATCCGGCTCAACTCGCTGACCGATCCGGGCACCGGCTACACGCTGCGCACCGACGCCGACGGCGGGTACGCGTACTGGCTGCCACGCGGGCAGTACGAGATCATCACCGCCAAGGACGGCTGGGTGCCGCAGGCCCGGCAGGAACGGTTGCCAGCCGGGATCGTCACCACGGTCGACAGCGTGCTCGAGCCGGTCGATCCCTGCCCGGCCCGCCTCGGCGGGATCTGA
- a CDS encoding FABP family protein yields the protein MSASSASGAGQPSTEENPVRPPWLDAPPVDPYPFEESHDLRVGPKLHPALNALLPYIGVWRGRGRGGYPTIEDFDYAQEIRISHDGRPFLQYESRAWLLDEQSRPVRPAGRELGWWRAVTDADGRATGELEATMMTPTGVMELYLGRVTGVQVELATDAVVRTGTAKEVTGGHRLFGIVEGALLYAQEMAAVGQPLSPHLSARLIRVGG from the coding sequence ATGAGCGCGAGCAGCGCGTCCGGAGCGGGACAGCCGAGCACCGAGGAGAACCCGGTCCGGCCGCCGTGGCTGGACGCCCCGCCGGTCGACCCGTACCCGTTCGAGGAGAGCCACGACCTGCGGGTCGGCCCGAAGCTGCACCCGGCGTTGAACGCGCTGCTGCCCTACATCGGGGTGTGGCGTGGGCGGGGGCGCGGCGGCTACCCGACGATCGAGGACTTCGACTACGCGCAGGAGATCCGGATCAGCCACGACGGCCGGCCGTTCCTGCAGTACGAGTCGCGGGCCTGGCTGCTCGACGAGCAGTCCCGCCCGGTGCGCCCGGCCGGTCGCGAACTCGGCTGGTGGCGGGCGGTCACCGACGCCGACGGCCGGGCCACCGGTGAGCTGGAGGCGACGATGATGACCCCGACCGGGGTGATGGAGCTCTACCTGGGCCGGGTCACCGGGGTGCAGGTCGAGCTGGCCACCGACGCCGTGGTGCGTACCGGTACCGCCAAGGAGGTCACCGGCGGTCACCGGCTGTTCGGCATCGTCGAGGGGGCGCTGCTGTACGCCCAGGAAATGGCCGCCGTCGGTCAGCCGCTCTCCCCGCACCTGTCCGCCCGGCTGATCCGGGTCGGCGGCTGA
- a CDS encoding response regulator transcription factor, translated as MEILLLVTARAGEPSAVLPALDLLPHSVRTAPRDVRTLVSGPSPDAVLVDARSELSEARATCRMLHATGLGVPLVAVVTEAGLIALNADWGVDDVILASAGPAEVEARLRLAVGRLTNATSGAGGLIRAGELTIDPDTYAAKLKGRPLDLTYKEFELLKFLAQHPGRVFTRDQLLREVWGYDYFGGTRTVDVHVRRLRAKLGSEYESMIGTVRQVGYKFVVPPSRSSLPDTEPAPLPV; from the coding sequence GTGGAAATCCTGCTGCTGGTAACGGCCCGTGCGGGCGAGCCGTCGGCCGTACTGCCCGCACTCGACCTGCTCCCCCACTCGGTGCGGACCGCGCCCCGCGACGTCCGCACCCTGGTTTCCGGGCCGAGCCCGGACGCGGTCCTGGTCGACGCCCGGTCGGAGCTGTCCGAGGCCCGTGCGACCTGCCGGATGCTGCATGCCACTGGTCTGGGCGTCCCGCTGGTCGCGGTGGTCACCGAGGCCGGCCTGATCGCGCTGAACGCCGACTGGGGCGTCGACGACGTCATCCTGGCCAGCGCCGGCCCGGCCGAGGTGGAGGCGCGGCTGCGGTTGGCGGTAGGTCGGCTGACCAACGCCACGTCAGGCGCGGGCGGGCTGATCCGGGCCGGCGAGCTGACCATCGACCCGGACACCTACGCGGCAAAGCTCAAGGGCCGTCCGCTCGACCTGACCTACAAGGAGTTCGAGCTGCTCAAGTTCCTCGCCCAGCACCCGGGGCGGGTCTTCACCCGCGACCAGCTGCTGCGCGAGGTCTGGGGCTACGACTACTTCGGCGGTACGCGGACGGTCGACGTGCACGTGCGGCGGCTGCGGGCCAAGCTCGGCTCGGAGTACGAGTCGATGATCGGCACGGTGCGCCAGGTCGGCTACAAGTTCGTGGTGCCGCCGAGCCGCTCGTCGCTGCCGGACACCGAGCCGGCACCGCTGCCGGTGTAG
- the mtfM gene encoding small membrane protein MtfM yields the protein MVTEIGFVSLLVAGFGALAGGLVYLAVRICRGRW from the coding sequence ATGGTTACCGAGATCGGGTTCGTCAGCCTGCTGGTGGCAGGCTTTGGCGCGCTCGCCGGTGGCCTGGTCTACCTCGCGGTCCGCATCTGCCGTGGACGCTGGTGA
- a CDS encoding DUF2993 domain-containing protein: MSTYPAYQEEPVRRSRPRRQPGRRARRLLAVVAVLLLVLALVLVVADRVAVAYAERAVADQIRQQVAGQNIESSEPEVSIGGFPFLSQVATGRYQSVSIVLRDVSAAVNGNSVRLPTLDVDARGVQAPLETLRTGQGEVTAETVQGTATVSYDSIVQLIDQPGVELSEQDGRLGVTAPVDILGQQVTLTGTADLEVAQGEVLLRFDELAAEGLPGDEAARGFVEAYAQQLSIAVPLPALPFQLDLQEVAVTPAGLAVTATATDVPLSALG; encoded by the coding sequence GTGTCGACCTATCCGGCGTACCAGGAGGAACCGGTCCGCCGGTCACGTCCTCGGCGGCAACCGGGCCGACGAGCGCGCCGGCTGCTGGCCGTCGTCGCGGTGCTGCTGCTGGTTCTGGCGCTGGTCCTGGTCGTCGCCGACCGGGTCGCCGTCGCCTACGCCGAACGGGCGGTCGCTGACCAGATTCGCCAGCAGGTGGCCGGGCAGAACATCGAATCCTCCGAGCCGGAGGTGTCGATCGGCGGGTTCCCGTTCCTCAGCCAGGTCGCCACCGGCCGCTACCAGTCGGTCTCGATCGTGCTGCGCGACGTGTCGGCGGCGGTCAACGGCAACAGCGTGCGGCTGCCCACCCTCGACGTCGACGCGCGGGGCGTACAGGCGCCGTTGGAGACGCTGCGCACCGGGCAGGGTGAGGTCACCGCGGAGACCGTGCAGGGCACCGCCACGGTCTCCTACGACAGTATCGTCCAGTTGATCGACCAGCCCGGCGTGGAGTTGTCCGAACAGGACGGACGGCTCGGCGTCACCGCCCCGGTGGACATCCTCGGCCAGCAGGTCACCCTGACCGGTACCGCGGACCTGGAGGTCGCCCAGGGCGAGGTGCTGCTGCGCTTCGACGAACTCGCCGCCGAAGGGCTGCCCGGCGACGAGGCGGCCCGCGGGTTCGTCGAGGCCTACGCCCAGCAGTTGTCCATCGCGGTGCCGCTGCCCGCCCTGCCGTTCCAGCTCGACCTGCAGGAGGTGGCGGTGACGCCGGCCGGCCTCGCCGTCACCGCCACCGCCACCGACGTGCCGCTGAGCGCACTCGGCTGA
- a CDS encoding sulfurtransferase: MSRDTALVSADWAEKNLDAPGVVFVEVDEDTSAYDGGHIAGAVKIDWKTDLQDPVRRDFINKSQFEALLSERGIGNDDVVVLYGGNNNWFAAYAYWYFKLYGHRDVKLLDGGRKKWELDARPLTTEVVARPATQYVAQEPDSSIRAFRDEVVAAIGTQNLVDVRSPDEFAGRLLAPAHLPQEQAQRAGHIPTAVNVPWSKAANEDGTFKSDDELRALYAEAGLEDGKDTIAYCRIGERSSHTWFVLKELLGHSNVKNYDGSWTEYGSLIGVPVVLGDEPGKA; encoded by the coding sequence ATGAGTCGCGACACCGCACTCGTTTCGGCCGACTGGGCCGAGAAGAACCTCGACGCCCCGGGCGTCGTCTTCGTCGAGGTCGACGAGGACACCTCCGCGTACGACGGCGGGCACATCGCCGGCGCGGTCAAGATTGACTGGAAGACCGACCTGCAGGACCCGGTACGCCGCGACTTCATCAACAAGTCGCAGTTCGAGGCGCTGCTGTCCGAGCGGGGCATCGGCAACGACGACGTCGTGGTGCTCTACGGCGGCAACAACAACTGGTTCGCCGCGTACGCGTACTGGTACTTCAAGCTGTACGGCCACCGCGACGTCAAGCTGCTCGACGGCGGCCGCAAGAAGTGGGAGCTCGACGCCCGCCCGCTGACCACCGAGGTGGTCGCGCGCCCGGCCACCCAGTACGTCGCCCAGGAGCCGGACAGCTCCATCCGGGCGTTCCGCGACGAGGTGGTGGCCGCGATCGGCACCCAGAACCTGGTCGACGTCCGCTCGCCCGACGAGTTCGCCGGCCGGCTGCTCGCCCCCGCCCACCTGCCGCAGGAGCAGGCGCAGCGGGCCGGGCACATCCCGACCGCGGTCAACGTGCCGTGGTCCAAGGCCGCCAACGAGGACGGCACCTTCAAGTCCGACGACGAGCTGCGCGCCCTGTACGCCGAGGCCGGCCTTGAAGACGGCAAGGACACCATCGCGTACTGCCGGATCGGCGAGCGTTCCTCGCACACCTGGTTCGTGCTCAAGGAGCTGCTCGGGCACTCCAACGTGAAGAACTACGACGGGTCCTGGACCGAGTACGGCTCGCTGATCGGCGTGCCGGTGGTGCTCGGCGACGAGCCCGGGAAGGCGTGA
- a CDS encoding DUF1416 domain-containing protein, giving the protein MTAATTPNAATAAGCAAPDQAAPLPASVDLAKETVITGTVRSADGEAVAGAYVRLLDSTGEFTAEVVTSPAGQFRFFAAPGSWTLRALSRHGNGDTPVTAAQGVNEVSVTVGS; this is encoded by the coding sequence ATGACCGCTGCGACCACACCGAACGCCGCGACCGCGGCGGGCTGCGCCGCCCCGGACCAGGCGGCACCGCTTCCGGCCAGCGTCGACCTGGCCAAGGAGACCGTGATCACCGGGACCGTGCGGTCCGCCGACGGCGAGGCCGTGGCCGGCGCGTACGTTCGGCTGCTGGACTCCACCGGCGAGTTCACCGCCGAGGTGGTGACCTCGCCGGCCGGCCAGTTCCGGTTCTTCGCCGCACCGGGCAGCTGGACCCTGCGGGCCCTGTCCCGGCACGGCAACGGTGACACCCCGGTGACCGCCGCCCAGGGAGTCAACGAGGTCTCGGTGACCGTCGGCAGCTGA
- a CDS encoding lamin tail domain-containing protein, with protein MRKTVGVLTAAMLGLVTSMTIAAPASAAPSLRVHSVQYHPNGVDDGSGALANREWLQLVNRGKTAINLRGYTVHNKNGRTYRFGDVVIPAKGGRLWLRSGTGEDTARTVYWNNNGFVWDVEGDKAFLRNRKGHAVHTCSWSYVKGRDWVRCPVNP; from the coding sequence ATGCGAAAGACTGTCGGTGTCCTGACTGCGGCGATGCTCGGGCTGGTCACCTCGATGACCATCGCCGCACCTGCGAGTGCCGCGCCCAGCCTGCGGGTGCACAGCGTGCAGTACCACCCGAACGGCGTCGACGACGGCAGCGGTGCGCTGGCCAACCGGGAATGGCTGCAACTGGTCAACCGTGGCAAGACGGCGATCAACCTGCGCGGCTACACGGTGCACAACAAGAACGGCCGGACCTACCGGTTCGGCGACGTCGTCATTCCCGCAAAAGGTGGACGGCTGTGGCTGCGTTCCGGCACCGGAGAGGACACCGCGCGGACCGTCTACTGGAACAACAACGGTTTCGTGTGGGACGTCGAAGGTGACAAGGCATTCCTGCGAAACCGCAAAGGCCACGCCGTACACACCTGTTCCTGGTCCTACGTGAAGGGCCGGGACTGGGTGCGATGCCCGGTCAACCCGTGA